One segment of Phragmites australis chromosome 13, lpPhrAust1.1, whole genome shotgun sequence DNA contains the following:
- the LOC133888040 gene encoding sucrose nonfermenting 4-like protein isoform X1, with product MVLRRFSWPYGGRSASFCGSFTGWRECPMGLVGAEFQVVFDLPPGVYQYRFLVDGVWRCDETKPCVRDEYGLISNELLVENNANPIVQLEPSSSRGINMDEGTILTTMPPEPSSQNSGVQRAVFRHRVSGILLHNTIYDVVPVSGKIAVLDSEIPVNQAFKIMHDEGLSLVPLWDDNQGTITGMLTASDFVLILRKLQRNIRSLAHEELEMHPVSAWKEAKLQFYGGPDGAAMQRRPLIHVKDSDNLVDVALTIIRNEISSVPIFKSLPDSSGMPLLNLATLPGILKFLCTKLQEQPEGYSFLQNQLVSIPIGTWSPHTGRASNRQLRTSRLSAPLNSCLDSLLEARVSSIPIVDDNGSLRDVYSLSDIMALAKNDVYARIELEQVTVQNALDVQYQVNGRRQCHTCSQTSTLLEVLEQLSIPGVRRLVVIEPSTRFVEGIISLRDIFTFLLG from the exons ATGGTGCTGCGGCGGTTCTCGTGGCCCTACGGCGGCCGCAGCGCCTCCTTCTGCGGCAGCTTCACTGG GTGGAGGGAATGCCCCATGGGGTTGGTCGGGGCCGAGTTCCAGGTCGTCTTCGATCTGCCCCCCGGGGTGTACCAG TACCGATTTTTGGTTGATGGTGTCTGGAGGTGTGATGAGACGAAACCTTGTGTACGTGATGAATATGGACTGATCAGCAATGAATTGCTTGTGGAAAACAATGCAAACCCCATTGTGCAGCTGGAACCTTCTTCTAGTAGAGGAATTAATATGGATGAGGGTACCATTTTGACAACG atGCCCCCAGAACCATCATCTCAAAACTCAGGTGTGCAGAGAGCAGTTTTCCGCCATCGGGTCTCTGGAATATTATTACATAATACCATATATGATGTTGTTCCTGTTTCTGGCAAG ATAGCAGTTTTGGACTCAGAGATTCCTGTTAATCAAGCATTTAAAATTATGCATGACGAG GGTCTTTCTTTGGTTCCTCTTTGGGATGACAATCAGGGAACCATAACAGGCATGCTGACTGCATCGGATTTTGTATTAATCTTGAGAAAG TTGCAAAGAAACATTCGATCTCTTGCCcatgaggaacttgaaatgCACCCCGTTTCTGCTTGGAAAGAAGCAAAACTACAGTTTTATGGAGGTCCAGATGGAGCTGCCATGCAGAGAAGGCCATTAATTCAT GTTAAGGATTCTGATAATTTAGTGGATGTGGCACTGACTATAATCAGAAATGAAATATCTTCAGTTCCTATCTTTAAGTCCCTGCCAGATTCATCAGGGATGCCTTTACTTAATCTTGCAACCCTTCCAGGGATTTTGAAAT TTCTTTGCACAAAGCTCCAAGAACAGCCTGAAGGTTATTCGTTTCTGCAAAATCAGCTTGTCAGTATTCCTATTGGTACATGGTCTCCACATACTGGCAGGGCAAGTAACAGACAGCTCAGAACTTCACGACTGAGTGCTCCTCTAAATTCCTGTCTGGATTCGTTGCTTGAAG CTAGAGTAAGCTCAATTCCTATAGTTGATGACAATGGATCCCTCCGCGATGTCTACTCACTCAG TGATATCATGGCTCTGGCAAAGAATGATGTTTACGCTCGCATTGAACTTGAACAAGTGACCGTGCAAAAT GCTTTGGATGTGCAATACCAGGTGAATGGCCGAAGACAGTGCCATACTTGTTCGCAGACGAGTACCTTGCTTGAAGTTTTGGAGCAATTGTCTATTCCAG GGGTGCGGCGGCTTGTAGTTATTGAACCAAGTACCAGATTTGTGGAAGGAATCATCTCATTGAGAGACATATTTACATTTCTCCTTGGATAG
- the LOC133888040 gene encoding sucrose nonfermenting 4-like protein isoform X2 has translation MVLRRFSWPYGGRSASFCGSFTGWRECPMGLVGAEFQVVFDLPPGVYQYRFLVDGVWRCDETKPCVRDEYGLISNELLVENNANPIVQLEPSSSRGINMDEGTILTTMPPEPSSQNSGVQRAVFRHRVSGILLHNTIYDVVPVSGKIAVLDSEIPVNQAFKIMHDEGLSLVPLWDDNQGTITGMLTASDFVLILRKLQRNIRSLAHEELEMHPVSAWKEAKLQFYGGPDGAAMQRRPLIHVKDSDNLVDVALTIIRNEISSVPIFKSLPDSSGMPLLNLATLPGILKFLCTKLQEQPEGYSFLQNQLVSIPIGTWSPHTGRASNRQLRTSRLSAPLNSCLDSLLEARVSSIPIVDDNGSLRDVYSLSSRCGGT, from the exons ATGGTGCTGCGGCGGTTCTCGTGGCCCTACGGCGGCCGCAGCGCCTCCTTCTGCGGCAGCTTCACTGG GTGGAGGGAATGCCCCATGGGGTTGGTCGGGGCCGAGTTCCAGGTCGTCTTCGATCTGCCCCCCGGGGTGTACCAG TACCGATTTTTGGTTGATGGTGTCTGGAGGTGTGATGAGACGAAACCTTGTGTACGTGATGAATATGGACTGATCAGCAATGAATTGCTTGTGGAAAACAATGCAAACCCCATTGTGCAGCTGGAACCTTCTTCTAGTAGAGGAATTAATATGGATGAGGGTACCATTTTGACAACG atGCCCCCAGAACCATCATCTCAAAACTCAGGTGTGCAGAGAGCAGTTTTCCGCCATCGGGTCTCTGGAATATTATTACATAATACCATATATGATGTTGTTCCTGTTTCTGGCAAG ATAGCAGTTTTGGACTCAGAGATTCCTGTTAATCAAGCATTTAAAATTATGCATGACGAG GGTCTTTCTTTGGTTCCTCTTTGGGATGACAATCAGGGAACCATAACAGGCATGCTGACTGCATCGGATTTTGTATTAATCTTGAGAAAG TTGCAAAGAAACATTCGATCTCTTGCCcatgaggaacttgaaatgCACCCCGTTTCTGCTTGGAAAGAAGCAAAACTACAGTTTTATGGAGGTCCAGATGGAGCTGCCATGCAGAGAAGGCCATTAATTCAT GTTAAGGATTCTGATAATTTAGTGGATGTGGCACTGACTATAATCAGAAATGAAATATCTTCAGTTCCTATCTTTAAGTCCCTGCCAGATTCATCAGGGATGCCTTTACTTAATCTTGCAACCCTTCCAGGGATTTTGAAAT TTCTTTGCACAAAGCTCCAAGAACAGCCTGAAGGTTATTCGTTTCTGCAAAATCAGCTTGTCAGTATTCCTATTGGTACATGGTCTCCACATACTGGCAGGGCAAGTAACAGACAGCTCAGAACTTCACGACTGAGTGCTCCTCTAAATTCCTGTCTGGATTCGTTGCTTGAAG CTAGAGTAAGCTCAATTCCTATAGTTGATGACAATGGATCCCTCCGCGATGTCTACTCACTCAG TTCACGATGTGGAGGGACTTAA